CCGGCTGCCGGACATTTGGGGGGCGAGGTAGTATTTGTCGGCGATTTCAAAGCATTGCAACGCGCCCGAAACAGCCTCACCGCCGATTATATCAACGGCAAGCGAAGCATCACTACACCCGCATTGAGGCGTAGTTTCAGCAATCGTATTTATATAAAAAACGCCACTTTGCACAACCTGAAAAACATCAACGTCACCATTCCTTTGCAGGCAATGACGGTGCTTACAGGCGTTAGCGGCTCGGGAAAAAGCACCTTAGCCAAAAAAATATTAGTTCCGGCATTGCAGAATTATCTAAATGGTGAAGCGGATAAAAACAGCAATCTGGCAAGTGTTGAAGGCGACGCAAAGCAAATATCGCAGGTGGAAATGATAGACCAAAACCCGCTCGGACGTTCTTCGCGCTCCAATCCGGTTACATATACCAAAGCCTACGACACTATCCGCGATTTATTTTACTGTCAGAAATTGGCACAAGTGCGTGGCTACAAACCCAAACATTTTTCTTTTAATGTAGAAGGCGGACGCTGCGAAACCTGCAAAGGTGAAGGAGAAGTGGTGGTGGAGATGCAGTTTTTGGCAGATGTGCACTTAACCTGCGAAGATTGCAAAGGGAAGCGGTTCAAAGAGGAGGTGTTGGAAATAAAATGGAATGATAAAAATATTTCGGAGGTGTTGGATATGAGTATTGCCGAAGCCCTTGAATTTTTTGCTTCAGAGGCGACCATCGTCAAAGCCTTGCGTCCTTTGTATGATGTAGGCTTGGAGTATGTGCGTTTGGGGCAAAGCAGCAGCACTTTAAGCGGCGGCGAAGCACAGCGTGTGAAGCTGGCGTATTTTTTGGGTAAAGGAAAAAGTCAATCTCCGATATTGTTTCTGTTTGACGAACCAACCACAGGGTTACATTTTCACGATATACACAAATTGATGGCGGCATTTAATGCTTTGGTGGAGCAGGGGCACACCTTGCTTATCATTGAGCATAATTTGGATATTATAAAATCGGCAGACTGGATAATAGATTTAGGACCCGAAGGCGGCGAAGCGGGCGGATATTTATTATATGAGGGTACACCGGAAGGTTTATTGTCGGTAAAAAACTCTTACACTGCACATTATTTAGCCGAAAAATTGCGGGCAACTTCATAAAAAAAGCTGCTTCTAAATTCATTAGAAGCAGCTTTTTATTTAAAAAATTCTTAAGAAAAATCAAACAATTACTTTGCAGCAGGCTGTACTTGTACGGCAGGTGCAGCAGCAGCAGCATTCGGATCACCTTCTACATCGCCTTTGATAGTTAAACGAGTAGGATTGGGGTCTGTGTTTGCTTGGAGAGTAACGGTTTTAGTTTGTTTTCCGCTTTTGCCTTTAGAGTCAAACTGAACTTTGATAGCTGCACTTGCTCCCGGAGCGATAGGCTCTTTTGGATATTCAGGAACGGTGCAACCGCAAGAACCTTTCGCGCTGCTGATAATGAGCGGCTCTTTGCCTGTATTTTTGAATTTATACTCGTGAGTTACCATTTCACCAGCTTTCACTTTACCGAAATCATATTCCAATTCAGCAAATTGCACAGTAGTTTTAGGCATATCAGGATCTACTGTTTGCTCGGCAGCAGCAGGGTCAGTAGCCGGAGTAGCGGCAGCAGCAGCAGGGTCAGTAGCAGCCGAAGCATCAGCGGCAGCGGCGGCAGTTTCGGTACCGGCAGCAGCGGCATCAGTTTTAGGCTCACTTTTGCAAGAAACTAAAGATACAGCAAAGCAAATTGCGCTTACAAAAAATAATTTTTTCATTTTAATCTGTTGTTTTTATAAATTTTAATTTTTAAGTTGAATAAAATAACGGTGCAAATTTATAGCCTTTTTAAATTATTTCAACTAAAATCTTAGTTAAAGATTGTTAATGTATTTAAAATATTTTGAGTATTTTGAAATACACAAAATATAAAAGAAAACCAGTAGCGCGATTTTCTTTTATCAAAGAGATAAAAATTAAGATTAATTTTTAGAAGGTAAAACAGAAACGAAAGTACGGTCTAAGCGTCCTGTTTTAAAAGTTACATAACCATCAGTAGTGGCATAGATAGTGTGGTCTTTTCCCATTGCTACGCCACTGCCTAAGTGGTAGCGTGTACCACGTTGGCGGATAATAATATTACCTGCAATAGCGGCTTCACCGCCAAATAACTTTACTCCCAAACGTTTGCTGTGGGACTCACGCCCGTTGTCGGTACTACCTACGCCTTTCTTGTGTGCCATAGTATTTTAAAAAAAAACAAAAAGTTTAAGAGATTAAATAATGCTGTCAATTTTGATTTTGGTAAATTGTTGGCGGTGTCCGTTTTTAACACGATAGCCTTTGCGGCGTTTTTTCTTAAAAACAATCACTTTATCGCCTTTGAGGTGCTCAATAATAGTAGCCTTTACCTGTGTGGAAAGGGTAGGAGCACCGATGCTGATATTATTGCCATCAGCAGTGAGCAATACTTTGTCGAAGGTCAATTTTTGTCCTGTATCACCACCTAAATGATGTACATAAATTTCCTGTCCTTGCTGCACTTTTATTTGTTGTCCGGCTATTTCTACAATTGCGTACATAATTATATTGTATTGAGATGTGCTTCAATTTTTGAGGCGCAAATATAGTAATACATTTTGTAAATAATAAATTTTTTTAAATGTTTTTAAAAAAACCTTATTAAGTAGCGGTATTTACATACTTTTTATCTTGTCATAACTTTGTCAAAGTTCGAACTTTGACAAAGTTGGGCGACAAAAAAACTAAAAGAAAAATTTGCACCTTTCAAAAAAAGAATTATATTTGTTGCAAACAACGCTTAGGGAAGCGTTGAAGGCTTAGGGTGAGTAAGTAGTAAA
Above is a genomic segment from Sphingobacteriales bacterium containing:
- a CDS encoding DUF1573 domain-containing protein; translated protein: MKKLFFVSAICFAVSLVSCKSEPKTDAAAAGTETAAAAADASAATDPAAAAATPATDPAAAEQTVDPDMPKTTVQFAELEYDFGKVKAGEMVTHEYKFKNTGKEPLIISSAKGSCGCTVPEYPKEPIAPGASAAIKVQFDSKGKSGKQTKTVTLQANTDPNPTRLTIKGDVEGDPNAAAAAPAVQVQPAAK
- the rpmA gene encoding 50S ribosomal protein L27; this translates as MAHKKGVGSTDNGRESHSKRLGVKLFGGEAAIAGNIIIRQRGTRYHLGSGVAMGKDHTIYATTDGYVTFKTGRLDRTFVSVLPSKN
- the rplU gene encoding 50S ribosomal protein L21 — protein: MYAIVEIAGQQIKVQQGQEIYVHHLGGDTGQKLTFDKVLLTADGNNISIGAPTLSTQVKATIIEHLKGDKVIVFKKKRRKGYRVKNGHRQQFTKIKIDSII